From one Humulus lupulus chromosome 8, drHumLupu1.1, whole genome shotgun sequence genomic stretch:
- the LOC133795312 gene encoding uncharacterized protein LOC133795312 has translation MSPLYLSIGKSYQDDITYDVVDMDACHLLLGRTWLFDRNVTHKGRDNTYLFLWRGCKIALLPFVPSVSSSKPSPLPTVLLTTSGADFSLSLKDSHYDVALLTKEAPAESIDLLSAIHDVLQRYPTIAPTELPDHFPPMRHI, from the coding sequence ATGTCGCCTCTCTATCTCTCTATTGGCAAAAGCTACCAAGATGACATTACTTACGACGTCGTCGACATGGATGCTTGCCATCTTCTCCTTGGTCGAACATGGCTGTTTGATCGCAACGTTACACATAAGGGGCGTGATAATACCTATTTATTTCTATGGCGGGGTTGTAAGATTGCTTTGCTGCCTTTTGTACCCTCAGTTTCTTCATCGAAGCCTTCACCACTTCCAACTGTTTTGCTCACCACTTCGGGTGCTGATTTTAGTCTTTCTTTGAAAGATAGCCACTATGACGTAGCCTTGCTCACGAAGGAAGCCCCTGCTGAATCTATTGATCTTCTTTCTGCAATTCATGATGTGCTACAACGTTACCCTACTATTGCTCCTACAGAACTCCCTGATCACTTCCCTCCCATGCGccacatttaa